One region of Thermodesulfovibrionales bacterium genomic DNA includes:
- a CDS encoding YqgE/AlgH family protein → MTRDTLPSLSAETFLSLDRVRSGDELSEGKFLVASRQITDPRFMETVILLTRHDSQGTVGLIVNHPTEIQLSQVFPEMKGLEQDAHVLYSGGPVGINQMQLLIHSQKELDETHRILKDVYLSSSRTVLERLLNGLRDKAQFHIYSGYAGWLPGQLEGEITRGDWHVVKADAETVFEKAPADIWPEFIRRTSVIQAQGR, encoded by the coding sequence ATGACTCGGGATACATTGCCCTCGTTGAGTGCGGAGACCTTTCTTTCTCTTGATCGTGTTCGGTCGGGCGATGAGTTGTCAGAGGGAAAGTTTCTCGTAGCGAGTCGCCAGATAACGGATCCGCGTTTTATGGAAACCGTCATCCTGTTGACCCGTCATGACTCGCAGGGCACCGTCGGTCTGATCGTGAATCATCCCACCGAGATTCAACTCTCTCAAGTCTTTCCGGAGATGAAGGGCCTGGAGCAGGACGCACACGTTCTTTACAGCGGCGGACCGGTCGGCATAAACCAGATGCAGCTGCTCATCCATTCGCAGAAAGAACTCGACGAGACCCATCGGATATTAAAAGACGTTTACCTCAGTTCGAGCAGGACCGTGCTCGAGCGTCTCCTGAACGGTCTCCGCGATAAGGCACAATTTCATATTTATTCGGGATATGCGGGTTGGTTGCCCGGACAGCTTGAGGGGGAGATAACGAGGGGTGACTGGCATGTAGTTAAGGCCGATGCCGAGACGGTTTTTGAGAAGGCTCCCGCGGATATCTGGCCCGAGTTTATTCGGCGGACCTCCGTAATCCAGGCGCAAGGGAGATAG